In a genomic window of Candidatus Angelobacter sp.:
- a CDS encoding phospholipase D-like domain-containing protein: protein MRNKQHVGSLGVQAIAGTHVVLLGINLPKTKCPGLLGFAIRRFDHNEGEVYWLGGYKTFASVEPHPANGVLYSTRQHPIQGFTWSDFSAKPDYDYTYEVVALRGSPANPQEAETCPVQIRTESLRGVIHHVHFNRGSAASQEYTRRFGDKSPRQVGQAAFDWLSRGAAEAIAEFIGRAENASWGLRVGAYEFTDPGVLKALKAAIGRKADVKILYHAKNDSQKTANEKAIASFGLGKYCAPRNAKGLTLSHNKIIILTKNGAAEAVLTGSTNFSVGGIYGHSNVVHICEDTDVAGRYLWLWEELSKNEPKSDDAPVLAASSPVPVGNAPEGATEIFSPRPDLAALDWYAERAKQANDALFMTFAFGMNKVFQDAYRSGKAKLRYALMEQMSGPTKTAAQKKANEAAIITLRKMEENKFAIGSFLGKGAFDHWLKERLSGLNVHVRYLHTKYMLVDPLSDDPLVVSGSANFSDASTTDNDENMLVIRGNTRVADIYLGEFMRLYNHFAFRDWLSSQTNPDEAKVSHLDEKDKWWKRYFGTSFASRQRVYFAG, encoded by the coding sequence ATGCGTAACAAACAACACGTTGGCAGCCTTGGCGTGCAGGCAATCGCCGGAACCCATGTGGTCTTGTTGGGGATCAATCTGCCAAAGACGAAGTGTCCGGGCCTGCTCGGCTTCGCGATCCGCCGGTTCGATCACAACGAGGGCGAAGTGTACTGGCTGGGCGGCTACAAGACATTTGCCAGTGTCGAGCCTCATCCTGCGAACGGAGTGCTGTATTCCACCCGACAGCATCCCATTCAGGGTTTTACCTGGTCCGATTTCTCAGCGAAGCCGGACTACGATTACACTTATGAAGTCGTCGCGTTGCGCGGATCGCCGGCGAATCCGCAGGAGGCGGAAACGTGTCCCGTGCAAATACGGACCGAGAGTTTGCGCGGGGTCATCCACCATGTGCATTTCAACCGCGGTTCGGCTGCCTCGCAGGAATACACGCGCCGGTTTGGCGACAAATCACCCCGGCAGGTCGGTCAGGCCGCGTTTGACTGGCTTTCACGGGGCGCCGCAGAGGCGATTGCCGAATTCATAGGCCGCGCGGAGAATGCCAGCTGGGGTCTGCGGGTTGGCGCTTACGAGTTCACCGACCCCGGCGTGTTGAAAGCGCTCAAGGCTGCGATTGGGCGGAAAGCCGACGTAAAAATCCTTTACCACGCCAAAAATGACAGCCAGAAAACCGCCAACGAGAAGGCGATCGCCAGTTTCGGCCTCGGTAAATACTGCGCGCCCCGCAACGCAAAGGGGCTGACCCTTTCCCACAACAAAATCATCATCCTCACCAAAAATGGAGCGGCGGAAGCCGTCCTCACCGGCTCCACCAATTTCAGTGTGGGCGGCATCTACGGTCACAGCAACGTCGTCCACATTTGCGAAGACACGGACGTTGCGGGCCGATACCTGTGGCTCTGGGAGGAATTGTCCAAAAACGAACCCAAAAGTGACGACGCGCCCGTTCTGGCCGCCAGTTCGCCCGTGCCCGTTGGCAACGCGCCCGAGGGGGCGACAGAAATCTTCAGTCCCAGGCCGGACCTTGCGGCACTTGACTGGTATGCCGAACGGGCAAAGCAGGCCAACGACGCATTGTTCATGACCTTCGCCTTCGGAATGAACAAGGTTTTCCAGGACGCCTACCGATCGGGAAAGGCGAAATTACGCTACGCCTTGATGGAACAAATGAGCGGTCCGACAAAAACCGCGGCCCAAAAAAAGGCGAATGAAGCCGCCATCATCACACTGCGCAAAATGGAGGAAAACAAATTCGCCATCGGCTCGTTTCTTGGCAAGGGAGCCTTCGACCATTGGCTGAAGGAAAGGCTGTCGGGCCTGAATGTGCACGTCCGGTACCTTCACACGAAATACATGCTTGTGGACCCGCTCAGCGACGATCCGCTGGTGGTTTCAGGCTCGGCAAACTTCAGCGACGCCTCCACCACGGACAACGACGAGAACATGCTGGTCATCCGCGGCAACACCCGGGTGGCCGACATTTACCTCGGCGAGTTCATGCGTCTTTACAACCACTTTGCGTTCCGCGACTGGTTGTCCAGCCAGACCAATCCCGACGAAGCGAAAGTGTCCCATCTCGATGAGAAGGACAAGTGGTGGAAGCGCTACTTCGGGACCTCCTTCGCGTCGCGTCAACGCGTGTATTTCGCGGGTTGA
- a CDS encoding YkgJ family cysteine cluster protein — MPIFYECRRCTACCRWPGQVRVTEAELARLAVHKGLTEHEFIQRFMRLRPDRRGLVLAEKPDGGCVFLEGNDCSVQSVKPQQCRDFPNLWNFPGFGKVCHAIPRRVKDEDYRRLITQATGR; from the coding sequence GTGCCGATCTTTTACGAATGCCGGCGTTGCACCGCTTGCTGCCGTTGGCCCGGACAGGTGCGGGTGACCGAAGCCGAGTTGGCGCGTCTGGCCGTGCACAAGGGCCTTACCGAGCACGAGTTCATTCAGCGCTTCATGCGCTTGCGTCCGGATCGCCGTGGTTTGGTTCTGGCTGAAAAGCCGGACGGCGGATGCGTTTTCCTCGAGGGAAACGATTGCTCGGTTCAATCTGTCAAGCCGCAACAATGCCGGGACTTTCCAAATCTCTGGAACTTTCCCGGTTTCGGAAAAGTCTGCCACGCCATCCCACGCCGGGTGAAGGATGAAGATTACCGGCGTCTGATTACGCAGGCCACGGGCCGTTAG